Genomic DNA from Nonomuraea rubra:
TCGCGTTCGGCTCCCTGGGGCTGTCGGTCGGCTGGGGCATGGCCCTGTACGCCGCCGCCACCGGCTTCGAGGCCTCGCCCGTGCACCCGCTCGGGCTCATGCTGGGCATGGTGGTGACGCTGCTGTTCGCCTTCCACGGATGGACGTTCCTGGGCTGGCGGACGCCGGGCGTGTTCGGGGTCACCAGGCCGGGGCGGGTGCTGCTGGTGTCGGGGCTCGTCGCCGCGCTGCCCGCGCTGGGGGTGCTGGGGGGTGCGATGCCGTACCTGCTGGAGCACAGCGCGCCCGCGGCCACGCTGAATGTGCTCAGTGTCATGGTCCTGCCCGTCGCACCCATCATGCTCGGGGCGCAAATATGGGTATGGCGCACTTTCCGGCCAGGCAAGGACGCCTTCCGGCTCCCGTCGTTCTTCTGAGGGAACGTGCACAAGGATCTTCTCGCACTCATGCGGGCCGAACGCTCGGTCCGCCGCCACCTGGGCGTCACCATGGCCGCCGCCGTGCTGGCGGGGCTGCTCGTGCTGGTGCAGGCCGAGCTGCTGGCCGGGGTGCTGTCAGGGCGGTTCGCCACGGGTGCGCTGGCTGTGCTGGCGGCGGTCGTGGGCGTGCGGGCGCTGCTCGCCTGGACGCAGGGCGTCTTCGCCGGGCGCACCGCCACCGGCGTGAAGTCCGCACTGCGGCACCGGCTCCTGGAGCGGCTGCGCGAGCTCGGCCCCGCCCGGCTCGCCGCGCACCGCTCCGGCGAGCTCGTCACGCTGGCCGGACGCGGCCTCGACGGGCTCGACAACTACCTGACCGGCTACCTGCCCGCGATCGCGGTGGCCGCCGTGGTGCCCGTGGCCGTCCTCGTCCGGTTGTTCGCCGCCGACCTGGCCAGCGCGGTGATCGTCCTCGTCACGCTGCCGCTCATCCCCGTCTTCGGGGCGCTCGTCGGGATGACCACGAAGGCGGTGACCGAACGGCAGTTCGTGGCGCTGTCGCGGCTCGGCGGGCACTTCCTCGACGTGGTGCGCGGCCTGCCCACCCTGCGCGCCTTCGGCCGGGCCCGCTACCAGGCCACCGTGATCCAGCAGATCGCCGACGCGCACCGCAGCGCCACCATGCGGACGTTGCGGGTGGCGTTCCTGTCGTCGCTGGTGCTGGAGCTGTGCGCGTCGCTGTCGCTGGCGCTGGTGGCGGTGCCGATCGGGCTGCGGCTGCTCGGGGGGTCGCTGGATCTGACGACGGCGTTGCTGGTGCTGCTGCTGGCGCCGGAGGCGTACCTGCCGCTGCGGGCCATGGGGACACGTTTCCACGCCTCCATGGAGGGGGTGGCGGCCGCCGACGCGGCCTTCGCCGTACTGGATGGGTCGGGGGACGACGCCCGGCCGGAGACGGCCGGGCGCGCGGCCGGGTCCGGGGCGCCGGAGATCCGGCTGGAGAACGTCACCGTGCGCTATCCCGGACGTGACGGCGCCGCCCTGGAGAACGTCTCGCTCACCATCGGCCCGCGCGAACGGGTCGCCCTGGTGGGCGAGAGCGGCGGCGGCAAGAGCACGCTGCTCCACCTCATCCTCGGCTTCGTCCAGCCGTCCGAGGGCCGGGTCCTCGTGGACGGCACGGACCTGCGCGACCTCGATCCGGCGGGCTGGCGGGCGCGGCTGGCGTTCGTGGCACAGCGGCCCCACCTGTTCGCCACGTCGGTGGCCGACAACATCCGCCTCGGGGCTCCCTCCGCGTCGCCGGACGACGTACGCGGGGCCGCGGCGGCGGCGCACGCGGACTTCGTGGCGTCCCTGCCCCAGGGCTTCGACACGGTGCTGGGCGAGCGCGGCGCCAACCTCTCGGCCGGCCAGCGCCAGCGGATCGCCCTGGCCCGCGCCTTCTGCCGCCCGGACGCGTCCGTACTGCTCCTGGACGAGCCCACGGCCCGCCTGGACGGGCGCAGCGAGGCGGCGGTGGTCTCGGGCACCGCGAACCTGTCCCAGGGCCGCACGGCCGTCATCGTCGCCCACCGCCCTGCCATGATCGACCTCGCCGACCGCGTCATCCGCATCCACGACGGCCGCGTCATCTCCGACACCAGCGCGGCGCACGACCGAACCCCCCACTCCGGCACCACCAGCGCGGCACGTGACGGAAGCGCCGGCGCCGGCAGCAGGACGGCGCAGGAGGAGAGCGACGACGGCCGGGCGCGTGGGCGGGTGGATGCCGCGGTGGTGCGGCCTGAGGGGGACTCGCGATGAACCGGAGGATGGGGACGCGGCTGGTGTGGGCCGTGCTGGCGGGGTCGGCGGCCGACCTGGCCGGGCTGGGGCTCATCGCCGCCGCCGCATGGCTGATCACCAGGGCCGCCGAGCAGCCGCCCCTGGCCGCGCTGAGCGTGGCGATCGTGGCGACCAGGGCGTTCGCCACCGGTAAGGGCGTGTTCCGCTACGCCGAGCGCCTCACCGGCCACGACGTGGCCCTCCGCGCCCAGGCCGGCACCCGGGAGCGGCTCTACGAGGCCCTCATCCCGCCCCAGCGCCCCCGCCACGGCGGCGCCGACCTGCTGAGCCGGATGGTGGACGACACCGAGGCCGTACAGGACCTGCTCGTCCGCTGCCTCCTGCCCGCCGCGGCGGCGGCGATGGCGGGGCTGGCGGCGGTCGTCGTCGGGCTGGCGATCCTGCCGGTTGCGGCGCTGGTGCTGGTGGCCGGGCTGCTGGTGGCCGGGGTGGCGCTGCCCGCGGGCACCGCGGCGGCGGCGCGCCGCTGGTCGGCCAGGATCGCCCCCGCGCGAGCTGCGCTGGCGAGCCGGGTGGCCGACCTGGTGCACGGCTCCGCGGACCTGGCCGCGTACGGCGCCGACGGCGAGGCGCTGGCCAAGGCGCTGACGGCCGACGAGTCCCTGGCCGCGCTGGAACGCCGTCAGGCCCGCGTGCACGCCGCCGCCCTGGCAGGGGGCACCCTGGTGCAGGGGCTGACCGTGGCGGGCGTCGTGCTGCTCGCTCAGGGCGCCGGAGCGGGCTCGGTGGGCACGGCGGTGCTGGCGCTGACGTCCCTGGTCGCCTTCGAGCCCGTGCTGCCGCTGGCCGCGGCGGGCGAGCGCATGGCGGGCATCACCGCCGCGCTGCGGCGGCTGCGCGACGTACGCTCCGCCGCGCCCGCGACCACGGAGCCCGCCGCACCCGCTCCCCGGCCGGAGGCGCCGCTGACCATCGAGATCGACGACCTCGTGGTCCGCCACGCCACGCCACCCCTGACCGACGGCCACCCGCCCCTGGAGCCCGGCGACCGCCCGGCACCGGACGGGGCCGAGCCGGCACGTGGCGGGGCCGGGAGGCCGGCGCTGGACGGGGTGTCGTTGCGGCTGACGCCCGGCAAGCGGGTCGCGATCGTCGGCCCCAGCGGGGCGGGCAAGAGCACGTTGCTGGCCGCTCTGATGCGCCTGGTCGAGCCCGAGTCCGGCCGGATCACCGTGAACGGCGTCGGCCTCGAAGCCCTGGCGGGCGACGACGTGCGGGCGCTGATGACGGGCCTGACCCAGGACCCGTACATCTTCCGCGCCACCCTGCGCGACAACCTGCGCCTGGCCGGCCCCGGCGCGGACGACGAGGCGCTGCGGCGCGCCGTACGGGACGCCAGGCTGGACGGCTGGGTGGAGCGCACCGGCTGGGACGCCGAGCTGGGCGAGGACGGCAGGACCGTGTCCGGCGGCCAGCTGCAGCGGCTGGCCCTGGCCAGGGCGCTGCTGTTCGACCCGCCGGTGCTGCTGCTCGACGAGCCGGCCGAGGCGCTGGACGAGGAGACCGCCGACCGCCTGATGGCCGACCTGCTGGACGTGACCCGCGACCGCACGACGCTGCTGGTGACCCACCGGCTCAAGGGGCTGGAGCTGGTCGACGAGATCGTCGTGCTGGAGGAGGGCCGGGTCGTGCAGCGGGGACGCCACGACGAGCTGGTCTCCGTGCCCGGCTACTACCGCGACCTGTGGGAGTCCGAGGTCCTGACGAGGCGGTGACCGGCCCCGCCGGCAGACCCGACCTTCCGGGTGGTTGAGTTGACGACGCAATCTGGTTTACGATTCAAACCACTTTGCGAAGTCGGGGGGTTTGCATGACGGAGGACGAGCAGGCGCCGAGTCCCGAGGAGATGCTCCGCGTCATCGAGGAGCAGAGCGCCGCCACCTCCCGGTGGCTCTACGGCGATCCGCTGCTGCTCTACGTCCCGTGGGGTGTGGCCTGGGTGCTCGGCTTCACGGCGCTGTTCCTGCACTACGGTCTGGGCGACGAGTCCTACGCGCCGATCAGCCAGATGCAGGCGGTGGGCGTGCTGATGGCGTCGCAGCTCGTGGCGGGGGCACTGGCCGCGTACGGATACGCGCGGCTGAACAAGGCCGTGCGCGGCGACTCGAACGCCCGAGGGACGATGTACGGCTACGCCTGGTTCGCGGGGTTCACGCTCATGGTCGTCATCTGCACGAGGATGACCCCGCTCCTGCCGGAAGAGGAGAGCGGCCTGCTGTGGGCGGGCATCTCGCTGACGCTGGTGGCGGCGCTGCACATGGCCGGCGGCGCGGTCTTCCTCAACTGGCCGATGTTCTTCTTCGGCGGCTGGATCGCCGCCGTGAACGCGCTGGGCGTGCTGCTCGGCGCCGGCTGGCACGCGCTGCTCACGGCCGTGCTGCTGGGCGGCGGGTTCATCGCCGTGGGGGTGTTCCTGAGGCGCTGCCAGTGAGCATGGACCAGGCCCTGCCCGAGCTCGACCCCGTCATCCACGCCCAGGCCAGGCTGCGGGTGGTCGCCACGCTCAACGTCCTCGCCGACGGCGACGAGATGGCCTTCAACTCGCTGAAGGACCTGCTCGGCATGACAGCCGGGAACCTGTCGGTGCACCTGACCAAGCTGGAGGAGGCCGGATACGTGGCCATCACCAAGACCCACCGGGGCCGCACGCCGGTCACGTTCGCGCGGCTCACCAAGCGCGGGCGGCTGGCATTCGAGGATTACACCAAGGCGATCCGTACCTTGCTGGACAACGCTGGAGGCTCGTGATGACGGTTCTGGCCCGTGCGATCGAGGTCTCGCGCCGCTACGGCGACGTGCAGGCTCTCGACCGCGTCTCGCTCGACATCAGGGCGGGCGAGCTGGTCGGCCTGCTCGGCCCCAACGGCGCGGGCAAGTCCACGCTGATCAACCTCTTCGTGGGGCTGCGCCGGCCGACGTCGGGCACGGTCGAGCTGCTCGGCGGCTCGCCCCAGGATCCCGCCGTACGCCGCGGCATCGGCGTGACGCCGCAGGAGACGGGGCTGCCGGAGACGTTACGGGTCGGCGAGATCGTCGACTTCGTGTCGGCGCACTTTCCCGACCGCGAGGACAGGGGCGAGCTGCTGGCCCGCTTCGGCCTGGATGACCTGGTCAAGCGGCAGGTCGGCGGGCTGTCCGGCGGGCAGCGGCGGCGGCTGGCGGTGGCGCTGGCGTTCGCGGGCAAGCCCCGGCTGGTCTTCCTGGACGAGCCCACGACCGGGCTGGACGTCGAGGCGCGGCGCTCGCTCTGGGCGGGCATCAGGGCCTTCCACGAGGACGGCGGCGCGGTGCTGCTGACGAGCCACTACCTGGAGGAGATCGAGGCGCTGGCCGAGCGGGTCGTGGTGGTCGGCTCCGGCAGGGTGCTGGCCGACGACACCGTGCGCGCCGTACGCGACCTCGTGGGCGTGCGGCGCGTGTCGTTCGACGCGCCCGGCCGGCCTGCGCTGCCCGAGCTGCCCGGCGTGCTCGGCGCCGAGCGCGTGGACGGGCGGGTCGACCTGATGACCACCGACCCCGACCGGCTGGTCGTCGAGCTCGTACGCAGCGGCACGCCGTTCTCGGGCCTGGAGATCAGGCCGACCACCCTGGAGGAGGCCTTCCTCGCCCTCACCTCGAAGGAGTCCGCACATGTCTGAGCTGGTCGTCGCGCACACCCGGCTCCTGCTGCTGGAGCAGATCCGGGTGCCCGTCGGGCTGCTGGCGAGCGCGCTGTTCCCGGCCATCTCGATGGTGGCATTCGTGGTGCCGTTCGCGGGCGACGACCCGAAGGCGGCGACCATGGCGATGGGGTCGCTGATGTTCTTCGGCGCGATGGCGAACTCGATCATCAACGTCAGCATCACCGTCGCCCAGGACCGCGAGCAGGCGTGGAACCCGTACCTGCGCACCCTTCCCGCGGGCCCGCTCCCCCGCTTCACCGGCCGGATCCTGTCGACGCTCGCCGTCACGCTGGTCTCGGTGGTGCCGGTGCTGCTGGTGGGGATCTTCCTCACCGAGGCGAGCATCACGCCGCTACAGCTCCTGCTGGGGCTGGGCGTGCTGCTCGCGGGGACCGTGCCGTTCATGCTGATCGGCCTGTTCATCGGGTACGTGATGGCGGCCAAGGCGGCGATCGGCGTGTCGCAGGTGCTGTTCTTCCCGATGGCGATCGTGGGCGGGCTGCTGCTGCCGCCGCAGATCCTGCCCGACTTCGTGGAGGTCGTCTCCCCGTTCGTGCCGACGCGCGGGGTGGCCGAGCTGCTGTGGGCGGTCACGGCGGGCACCACGCCGGACGTGGTGGCGCTCATCTCGCTGGCCTGCTGGACCGTGGTGCTGGCGATCGCGGCGGCCTGGGCCTACCGGCGCGACGAGGGCCGGCGCTTCTCCTGAGAAACCGGGGGGGTGTGCCGCCGAGTCCGCAGCGATCTCAACGGCACACCCGTCCATGAGGGGGTCCTTGTTACTTGTTCTCCGAGAGAGTGACGCCGACCTCGTGCGTCGCGCCATCCCTCATATATGTGATCTTGACCTCTTGACCCGGTTTGAAACCTCTGACCTGCCCGACAACCGTATCGCCTCCGTCAACCGCCTTGTCGCCGATCTTCGTGATCAGGTCGCCTTCCTTCAGCCCCGCCCGCTCGGCCGGGCTTCCCGCGGTGACCTGCCTGACCAGGGCGCCGGGCACGTCGCCGGGCGCGTCGGTGACGCTCACGCCGAGGAAGGCGTGGGTGACCTTGCCGGTGCTGATGAGCTGGTCGGCCACCTGCTTGGCGGTGTTGACCGGGATGGCGAAGCCGACGCCGCCGCCGGCGGCCTGCGAGGCGATCGCGGTGTTGATGCCGACGAGCTGGCCCGCGGCGTTCACCAGCGCGCCGCCGGAGTTGCCCGGGTTGATCGAGGCGTCGGTCTGGATGGCGCCGCCGATCGTGGTGGGCGCGCTCTGCTGCTGCTCGCCCCAGCCGGGCGGCACCTGCGGCTGGTCGTCGCCGAGGTTCAGCGTACGGTCCAGGGCGCTGATGATGCCGGCCGTGACGGACCCGTCCAGGCCGAGCGGGCTGCCGATGGCGAGCACGGAATCGCCCACCCTGAGCTGGTCGCTGTCGCCGAGCACGGCCTTGGTCAGCCCCGAGACGCCTTCGGCGCGGATGACGCCGAGGTCGGTGGCGGGGTCGGTGCCGACGACGCTGGCCTTGGCCGTCTTGCCGTCGCTGAACTTGACCGTCATCTGACCGCCCTGCCCGGCGCCGACGACCACGTGATTGTTGGTGAGGATGAGCCCGTCCTCCGACAGCACGACGCCGGAGCCCTCGCCGCTCTGCCCCTGGATCATCACCACGGACGGCTGCACCTTCGCGGCCACCTCCGCCACGGTGAGCTGGGCGGAGGCCGACTTGAACACCGGGCTCGGCGAGCTGGGACCGCTGCTGCCGGCGACGGGCTCGGGCTGGAACGAGGTGGCGACGGCGGCCCCCACGACACCGCCGCCGACGGCCATCGCGGCCATCGCGAGGCCCGCGATGGCCTTCTGCGCGGTGGTGAGACGGTTCTTACCGGCCGGCGGAGGGGGCGGCGGGGGCGCGGGCACCTCCATGGCGATCGTGTCCCGCCGGGGGAAGCCCCCGGCGGCCGGCGGGGTGGCGCCGAACTGGCTCCACCCGCCGGTGCCCTGCTCGCGAGGCTCGTTCGCGTTCATTTCCATCTCCCTCGAATCCCGATGGTTCAAGGGTGTCAACAAGCGCGTAAGACCTGGTTAAGCCGGTGATCTGAGTACTGTGAGACGGCTCACGCACGGCTTATCGGCGCTGCTGGCAGCCGTGGCCGCCGTACGGGAGCGACAAAAAGATCTTCTAAGAATTTGCGCCCGTCAGCGAGACCGTCACGCCTGCGGAGAACAGGGAGTCGTGCAGCTCGATGCTCACGGGCTTGACGTTCTTCGGCTGTCGAACAGGACGATGCCTTCACGCTGTTGCCCGGTTGGTAGACACCCTGGTCTCGGCGCCGGGGAAGTCGCCGCCCACCCTGTCGCGCTTCTCCGTACCGGTGACTTGAAGGAGAACCGGCCGTCGCGCACCGTCGCACCAATCGCCGTAGCCGGGCTGGGGCGGCGCCGGTGGGTGGGCCGGCGCCGCGCCGGTTCAGGTGCGCGGCCAGTACTCGTCGCGCAGCAGCCGCTTGTAGAGCTTGCCCGTCGGGTGCCTGGGCAGCTCGGCGCGGAAGTCCACCGACTTGGGGCACTTGTAGTGGGCCAGCTGCTCCCGGCAGTACGCGATCAGCTCCGCCTCCAGCGCGGGCCCCGCCTCGGCCATGGACACCGGCTCGACCACGGCCTTGACCTGCTCGCCCATCTCCTCGTCCGGCACCCCGAACACGGCCACGTCCGCCACCTTCGGATGCACCGAGAGCACGTTCTCGGCCTCCTGCGGGTAGATGTTCACACCGCCGGAGATGATCATGTACGAGCGGCGGTCCGTGAGGTACAGGAAGCCGTCCTCGTCCAGGTAGCCGATGTCTCCCAGGGTGGTCCAGCCGCGCCCGAGCGGGTCCTGGGAGGAGCGGGTCTTGTCGGGGTCGCCGTGGTACTCGAAGCGGCCGCCGCTCTCGAAGTAGATCGTGCCGTGCTCGCCGGGCGGCAGGTCGTTGCCGTCCTCGTCGCAGATGTGCACGATGCCGAGCAGGGAGCGGCCGACCGTGCCCTTGTGCCGGAGCCAGTCCTCGGGGCCGACGTAGAGGAAGCCGTTGCCCTCGGTGCCCGCGTAGTACTCGTGGACGATCGGGCCCCACCAGTCGATCATCTGCTCCTTGACGGGGACGGGGCAGGGGGCGGCGGCGTGGATGGCGTACTGAAGTGAGGAAATATCGTATTTCGCTCGGGTCTCTTCCGGCAGCTTGAGCATCTTGATGAACATCGTCGGCACGAGCTGCGAGTGCGTCACCCCGTACCGTTCCACCAGCGCCAGGTACTGCTCGGCGTCGAAGCGCTCCATCACCACCACCGTCGCCCCGAGCCGCTGGAACGTCAGGCTGTAGCGCAGCGGCGCGGCGTGGTAGAGCGGCGCGGGCGAGAGGTAGACGCTGTCCGGTGTGGGCGCGAACAGGCCCTGGATCAGCTTGAACAGCATGCCGGGCTCGTCGAGCGGGCCGTGCGTGGCGGCCAGCTTGACACCCTTGGGGCGGCCGGTGGTGCCCGAGGAGTAGAGCATGTCCGCGCCCGTGCACTCGTCGTCGATCGGGGTGACCGGCTGCTTGGCCACCGCCTCCTCGTACGACTCGAAGCCAGGGGCCACGCCGTCCAGCATGAGGCGCAGCTCGACGCCGGGGGTGGCGTCGGTGATCGAGGTGGCGACGGCGGCCAGGTCCGCGCTGGAGATGAAGACCCGCGCGCCGCAGTTGCCGACGATGTAGGCCAGCTCGTCGGTCTGCAGCCGCGAGCTGACGGGGGTGTAGTACAGGCCCGAGCGGTGCGCGGCCCAGGCGATGGCCAGGAAGCGGGGATGGTTGGCGAGCATGAACGCGATGTGGTCACCCGGCCGCAGCCCCGCCGCGCGGAACAGGTGGGCCAGGCGGTTCGACTCTTCGTCCAGTTCGCGGAAGGTGATGATCTGCCCGGAGCCCGCCATGATCACAGCGGGCTTGTCGGGGGTGACTGCTGCGATGGCTCCCGGATGCATGAACAGAACAGTATTCGGTTGATCGCCCGCCGCGCCAGAACCCGGCCGGTCGAGCCGCTGCCTCCCGGCCCCGCGCGCCTTCCGGCCGCGGCCTCCCGCCGGAGGCCGCGGCCCGCCGAAGGCTACTCGGCGGCGATGACCGAGCCCTCGTACTTCTGCTTGATGAAGTCCTTGACCTTCTGGTCCTGGAGGAGCTTGCCGAGGGTGACGATGTTCGGGTCCTTCTCGTGGCCGGCCGGCACGACCAGGCCGTTCACGTACGGGTTGCCCTCGGTCTTCTCCAGCACGAGCGCCTGCGTGGCGGGCTTGAGGCCGGCCTCGATGGCGTAGTTGCCGTTGATCACCGCGGCGTCCACGTCCTCCAGCGAACGCGGGAGCTGCGCCGCCTCCAGCGGCTTGAACTGCAGGTTCTTCGGGTTGCCCGTCACGTCGCGCTCGGTGGCGGCGGTGCCGACGCCGTCCTTGAGCGTGACGAGGCCGTTGTCCGCGAGCAGCTTGAGCGCGCGGCCGAGGTTGGTGGCGTCGTTCGGCAGGGCCACGGTGGCGCCACTGGCCAGGGCCGACACGTCGGTGATCTTCTTGGAGTAGAGGCCGAGCGGCTCCAGGTGCACCGGTGTGACGAAGCTCAGCTTGGTGCCCTTGGTGGCGTTGAAGTCGTCGAGGTACGGCTTGTGCTGGAAGAAGTTGGCCGTGAGCTGGCCCTCTTCGAGCTGCACGTTCGGCTGCACGTAGTCGGTGAACTCCACGACCTCCAGCTTGATGCCGGCGCCGGGGGCCAGGTTGTCCTTGACGAAGTTCAGGATCTCGGCGTGCGGCACGGGGCTGGCGCCGACCTTCAGCACGGCGTCGGCGCCCTGGGCGGCCGCGGTGTCCGTCCCGGCATCGGTCGCGGACTGCGACGTGCCGCATGCGGCGAGCGACAGAGCCAGCGCGACAGCACCCACAAAGCGGTGAATTTTCATGATTTTTCCTTACTTATGCGATAGGCGCCGAGCGACCCAGTCGCCCAGGCTCTGCAGGAGTTGCACGATCACGAGCAGCAGCACGACCGTCACGATCATGAGGAGCGTCTCGAACCGCTGGTAGCCGTACCGGACGGCCAGGTCCCCCAGCCCGCCGCCACCGAGCGTGCCGGCCATGGCGGAGTAGCCGATCAGCGCGACGACGGTCACGGTGAGGCCCGCCACCAGGCCGGGCAGCGCCTCGGGCAGCAGGACCTTGCGCACGATCGCGGTCCTGCTCGCGCCCATGGCCTGGGCCGCCTGCACGACGTCCCTGCCGACCTCGCGCAGCGCGGTCTCGACCAGCCGGGCGAAGAACGGCACCGCGCCCACGGTCAGCGGCACCACGAACGCGGCGGTCCCGATGGTGGTGCCGACGACGAGCCGGGTGAACGGGATGATGGCGATCATCAGCACGATGAACGGCAGCGACCGCCCGACGTTGACCACGAACCCGAGCCCCGTCTTGAACGCGGGCAGCGGCCGCAGCCCGTCCCGGTCGAACACCACGAGCGCCACGCCCAGCGGCAGCCCGAGCAGCACGGTGAACAGCGTGGCCCAGCCCACCATCATCGCGGTCTCCGCCGTCGCCGGCCACAGCAGCGGCAGCATCTCTTCCCAGGTCACGGCGCCTCCTCCACGATCAGCCCGGAATCACGCAGGTGCGCCAGCGCGGCGGGGGCCTCGGCCCCGTCCAGCGCCACCCGCAGGCGGCCGACGGATCCCGCGGCCAGGTCCTCGATGGAGCCGCCCAGGATGCTCAGGTCCACGTCGAACTTGCGCACCACCTCCGACACCACGGGCCGGCCCGGGTCGCCGGTGAACGTCAGCGTCACCGAGCCGGACGGCGCGGGCTCGGGCAGCGGGAAGATCTCCCTGGTCAGGCGGGAGCCGGGCGTCCTGATCAGGTCGGCGATGGAGCCGGACTCCTCGATGCGGCCCTGCGCCATGATGGCGACCGAGTCGCAGACGCTCTTGACCACGTTCATCTCGTGGGTGATGAGCAGGATCGTCAGGCCCAGCTCCGTGTTCAGCCGCTTGAGCAGGGCCAGGATCGACTGCGTGGTGGCCGGGTCGAGCGCCGAGGTGGCCTCGTCCGACAGCAGCACCGACGGGTTGCCCGCCAGCGCCCTGGCGATGCCGACGCGCTGCTTCTGCCCGCCGGAGAGCTGGTGGGGGCGGTGCTTGCCGCGGCCCTCCAGGCCGACCAGCTCCAGCAGCTCGCCGACGCGGCGCTCGCGCTCGGCCCTGGGCACGCCCATGACCTCCAGCGGGAAGGCCACGTTCCCGGCGACCGTGCGCGAGGAGAGCAGCGCGAAGTGCTGGTGGATCATGCCGATGCGCTGCCTGGCGCGGTTCAGCTCGCGGTCGCCGAGGGCGGTCAGGTCCTGGCCGGCGACGGTGACGGTGCCCGCGGTGGGGCGCTCGAGCAGGTTGACGCAGCGCAGGAGCGTGCTCTTACCGGCGCCGCTCTGGCCGAGCACGCCGTGGATCTCGCCTTCGCGCACGTGCAGGTCCACGCCGTCCAACGCGACGGTCGTGCCGTACTGCTTGCGCAGGCCTGAAGCCTGGATCACTGGGAATCCCCATGACTGAGGGCGGCCGGGGCCGCGGGAACGTACATCACCGGCGGAGAAAGGGCTCAGGACCTCAGCGGGTGCCGGGGTGGAAGGGCAGGTGACTCAGCCTGCGCAGCACGAAACCAGGTGCGATCATGACGGCCTTCGGGGAGAACGGGGCGGACGGGTTGCTCTTAACGGGCCGGCATTCGCCCCGTGCGCAGGCGGCGACACGCG
This window encodes:
- a CDS encoding methionine ABC transporter ATP-binding protein, with product MIQASGLRKQYGTTVALDGVDLHVREGEIHGVLGQSGAGKSTLLRCVNLLERPTAGTVTVAGQDLTALGDRELNRARQRIGMIHQHFALLSSRTVAGNVAFPLEVMGVPRAERERRVGELLELVGLEGRGKHRPHQLSGGQKQRVGIARALAGNPSVLLSDEATSALDPATTQSILALLKRLNTELGLTILLITHEMNVVKSVCDSVAIMAQGRIEESGSIADLIRTPGSRLTREIFPLPEPAPSGSVTLTFTGDPGRPVVSEVVRKFDVDLSILGGSIEDLAAGSVGRLRVALDGAEAPAALAHLRDSGLIVEEAP
- a CDS encoding AMP-binding protein; the encoded protein is MHPGAIAAVTPDKPAVIMAGSGQIITFRELDEESNRLAHLFRAAGLRPGDHIAFMLANHPRFLAIAWAAHRSGLYYTPVSSRLQTDELAYIVGNCGARVFISSADLAAVATSITDATPGVELRLMLDGVAPGFESYEEAVAKQPVTPIDDECTGADMLYSSGTTGRPKGVKLAATHGPLDEPGMLFKLIQGLFAPTPDSVYLSPAPLYHAAPLRYSLTFQRLGATVVVMERFDAEQYLALVERYGVTHSQLVPTMFIKMLKLPEETRAKYDISSLQYAIHAAAPCPVPVKEQMIDWWGPIVHEYYAGTEGNGFLYVGPEDWLRHKGTVGRSLLGIVHICDEDGNDLPPGEHGTIYFESGGRFEYHGDPDKTRSSQDPLGRGWTTLGDIGYLDEDGFLYLTDRRSYMIISGGVNIYPQEAENVLSVHPKVADVAVFGVPDEEMGEQVKAVVEPVSMAEAGPALEAELIAYCREQLAHYKCPKSVDFRAELPRHPTGKLYKRLLRDEYWPRT
- a CDS encoding MetQ/NlpA family ABC transporter substrate-binding protein, with the protein product MKIHRFVGAVALALSLAACGTSQSATDAGTDTAAAQGADAVLKVGASPVPHAEILNFVKDNLAPGAGIKLEVVEFTDYVQPNVQLEEGQLTANFFQHKPYLDDFNATKGTKLSFVTPVHLEPLGLYSKKITDVSALASGATVALPNDATNLGRALKLLADNGLVTLKDGVGTAATERDVTGNPKNLQFKPLEAAQLPRSLEDVDAAVINGNYAIEAGLKPATQALVLEKTEGNPYVNGLVVPAGHEKDPNIVTLGKLLQDQKVKDFIKQKYEGSVIAAE
- a CDS encoding methionine ABC transporter permease; translated protein: MTWEEMLPLLWPATAETAMMVGWATLFTVLLGLPLGVALVVFDRDGLRPLPAFKTGLGFVVNVGRSLPFIVLMIAIIPFTRLVVGTTIGTAAFVVPLTVGAVPFFARLVETALREVGRDVVQAAQAMGASRTAIVRKVLLPEALPGLVAGLTVTVVALIGYSAMAGTLGGGGLGDLAVRYGYQRFETLLMIVTVVLLLVIVQLLQSLGDWVARRLSHK